A stretch of Faecalibacterium duncaniae DNA encodes these proteins:
- a CDS encoding FtsX-like permease family protein, protein MMYTKLIFKNAKRSGKDYLIYIVTMTLCVTLFYAFLSISSTHYHPTIGAEYNISLLAGGMKLAICGISLLLLFLIHYVNRFMLRKKQSEFAVEATLGMEQKTIGLLFFGETFFLLIFSVSVGILLGMVVSQVITAMLLASFGEPYAFSWSFFPDTVLLTVGFFVVCQILVGVGNVRILNKSRIIELMTANRQNEKPLHKSRWMPMICIFYGIMLLWMLEVGAVKYHFYFDPRYPLPVKLMYWGNVLFPAVTLLWAIAVSFLHRKIGFSPYLCGLLAGAVLTAIPIFSIAELEKAYFLGFDAPTLNQYLLFGVADILFIISAVMYLSNAALLYWKESKVSRKYHNTSLFLFGQLSSKLATNTKTMTIICVTLTFSICLFVIAPVLTGWSLGYLDSRAVYDIQISSRYNDVYEVENLPDTDYEEITAFIEQNNIEIKDDLTFSEYLPQKSDFHQRVKYDFPPLAIALKDYNAVRKMLGYEPIILKKDEFATHWHSAAEDKDIENYIAEHTLLETDAGTLKLSENAVFQEPVGESIYNLYTDVVYIIPDEIAQVLLPVQSNRFVMTQYPLPFKTAEMLEQLLGRSYPEDPDKDNLAGYSTTVRTTEVNRIIALNFILKASLIYGAIVLMVMCLTVLALQQLLDAEKNNYRFSVLRKMGVEEKDLHTLVLKQLGVWFGMPITAAIVVAMIVIVYFLQSVSAEISAYIGCGALMRQIGIIVGIFALLLSCYFLSTWLLFQRSIRSNSDSVR, encoded by the coding sequence ATGATGTACACTAAACTCATTTTCAAAAATGCAAAGCGGTCAGGAAAGGACTATTTGATTTATATTGTGACCATGACACTCTGTGTCACATTGTTCTATGCGTTTTTGTCTATCAGCAGCACCCATTATCATCCGACCATTGGTGCGGAATATAATATTTCCCTGCTGGCTGGAGGTATGAAACTGGCGATTTGCGGGATTAGTCTGCTTCTGTTGTTTCTGATCCACTATGTCAATCGTTTCATGCTGAGAAAAAAACAATCGGAGTTTGCAGTTGAGGCAACCCTGGGAATGGAGCAAAAAACCATAGGACTGCTCTTTTTTGGAGAGACTTTTTTCCTGCTCATATTCTCTGTGTCGGTGGGAATCCTTCTGGGGATGGTCGTTTCTCAGGTCATTACGGCTATGCTGCTTGCTTCTTTTGGGGAACCCTACGCTTTTTCTTGGTCTTTTTTTCCAGATACCGTGCTGCTGACCGTGGGCTTCTTTGTTGTTTGCCAGATTCTGGTTGGAGTCGGGAATGTCAGAATTCTCAATAAAAGTAGGATTATTGAGCTTATGACGGCAAACCGTCAGAATGAAAAACCGCTTCATAAAAGCAGATGGATGCCGATGATCTGTATTTTCTATGGCATTATGCTGCTGTGGATGCTGGAGGTAGGTGCTGTAAAATATCATTTTTACTTCGATCCCAGATATCCACTTCCTGTAAAGCTCATGTATTGGGGGAATGTCCTTTTCCCTGCCGTGACGCTGCTTTGGGCAATTGCAGTTTCTTTTTTACACAGAAAAATAGGATTTTCCCCATATCTTTGCGGGCTTCTGGCTGGTGCTGTATTGACCGCTATCCCGATTTTTTCCATCGCAGAACTGGAAAAAGCCTACTTCCTTGGATTTGACGCCCCAACTCTGAATCAATATTTGCTGTTTGGGGTTGCGGATATTTTGTTTATCATTTCCGCAGTCATGTATTTATCGAATGCGGCGCTCCTATACTGGAAGGAGTCTAAAGTGTCCCGCAAATATCACAATACGAGTTTATTTCTGTTTGGACAGCTTTCCTCTAAGCTGGCTACCAATACGAAAACGATGACGATCATTTGTGTGACCCTGACTTTTTCTATCTGCTTGTTTGTCATTGCGCCAGTTTTGACAGGATGGAGTCTGGGCTATTTGGATAGTCGGGCAGTCTATGACATTCAAATTTCAAGCCGCTACAACGATGTTTATGAAGTGGAAAATCTTCCGGATACAGACTATGAGGAAATTACTGCGTTCATAGAACAAAACAACATAGAGATAAAGGACGATTTGACTTTTTCGGAATATCTTCCTCAAAAAAGCGACTTTCACCAGCGGGTAAAGTACGATTTTCCTCCCTTGGCGATTGCACTGAAGGATTATAACGCTGTTCGGAAAATGTTGGGATATGAACCTATTATTTTAAAAAAGGATGAATTTGCTACCCACTGGCATAGTGCGGCAGAGGACAAGGATATTGAAAACTACATCGCTGAGCATACTTTACTGGAAACGGACGCAGGCACTCTGAAACTCAGTGAGAATGCAGTGTTTCAGGAACCTGTGGGGGAATCCATCTATAATCTATATACAGATGTAGTGTATATCATACCGGACGAGATAGCGCAAGTCTTGCTTCCGGTACAGAGCAACCGATTTGTGATGACCCAATATCCGCTTCCCTTCAAAACGGCAGAAATGCTGGAACAGCTTCTTGGGCGTTCTTATCCAGAAGATCCTGATAAAGACAATCTGGCAGGATACAGTACAACTGTCCGTACTACGGAAGTGAACCGTATAATCGCCCTTAACTTTATCCTAAAAGCGTCCTTGATCTATGGTGCAATTGTGCTGATGGTGATGTGTCTTACCGTGCTGGCTCTTCAGCAGCTCCTAGATGCAGAAAAAAACAACTACAGATTTTCGGTTCTGCGAAAAATGGGAGTGGAAGAGAAGGACCTGCATACTTTGGTTCTAAAACAGCTTGGTGTTTGGTTTGGGATGCCGATCACAGCGGCAATCGTTGTAGCAATGATTGTGATTGTCTATTTTCTTCAAAGTGTTTCTGCTGAAATCTCAGCTTATATTGGCTGCGGAGCCTTGATGCGGCAAATAGGTATCATTGTCGGGATTTTCGCTTTGCTGCTGAGCTGCTACTTTCTCAGTACATGGCTGCTGTTCCAGCGTTCGATTCGCAGCAACTCCGATAGCGTAAGGTGA
- a CDS encoding winged helix-turn-helix domain-containing protein: MRNPTDALSRPNLEINLEHHRVFKHGTEVYMSRYEYGVLSLMAQHPGKLFTKEQIFEAVWHKDSESYLRAVTSTIGRIRQKIEDDKDHPRYIKTVSNIGYQFVPSSELVRSNRNL; the protein is encoded by the coding sequence ATGCGAAATCCCACAGACGCTCTGAGCCGTCCCAATCTGGAAATCAACTTGGAACACCACCGTGTTTTCAAACACGGAACGGAGGTGTACATGAGTCGTTATGAATACGGTGTTTTGAGTTTGATGGCACAGCATCCGGGCAAACTGTTTACAAAGGAGCAGATCTTTGAAGCAGTCTGGCATAAGGACAGCGAAAGCTATTTGAGAGCCGTCACCAGCACGATCGGTCGAATCCGCCAGAAAATAGAGGATGACAAAGATCACCCCCGTTATATTAAAACGGTTTCCAACATTGGATATCAATTTGTCCCATCATCGGAATTAGTGCGATCGAATCGCAATCTGTAA
- a CDS encoding helix-turn-helix transcriptional regulator produces the protein MRMNQDERRFGFHGLGAALKRAREEKGWTQAYVAELVDRDSRTIMNIENKGQYPSFDLFVKLITMFDVSVDQFIHADGGARSSSCRKHIDVLLNSMNEKELVVIEATAEGIKKARETEVPE, from the coding sequence ATGAGAATGAACCAAGATGAAAGAAGGTTTGGCTTTCACGGCCTCGGGGCAGCTCTCAAACGAGCCAGAGAAGAAAAGGGCTGGACACAAGCCTATGTTGCGGAATTAGTAGACCGTGACTCCCGTACCATTATGAATATTGAGAACAAAGGTCAATATCCCAGCTTCGACCTTTTTGTTAAACTCATTACTATGTTTGACGTTTCAGTTGACCAGTTTATTCATGCGGACGGAGGGGCAAGGTCAAGCTCTTGTAGAAAGCACATTGATGTACTTCTAAACTCCATGAATGAAAAAGAGCTTGTCGTGATAGAAGCCACAGCCGAAGGCATTAAGAAAGCCAGAGAAACGGAGGTTCCAGAATAA
- a CDS encoding response regulator transcription factor — protein sequence METGTHPHLLIIEDDVLLNDMTKRLLTQHGYCVTSAYSGSEALLLIEKGTFDLILLDLMLPGIPGETVLEKMKSTMDIPIIGVSAKTDIDSKVNLIRNGADDYITKPFDNQELLVRTEAVLRRFQKSTTPNNSKILRFKDLSLDTEAMEAKIRNTPITLTRYEYLILQLLMSSPSKVFTKNNIFESVWNENFVGDDNAINVHIGNLRKKFAKVNPEEKYIQTVWGLGFKMQG from the coding sequence ATGGAAACTGGAACACACCCACATCTTCTGATTATTGAAGATGATGTGCTGCTCAATGATATGACGAAGCGGCTTTTGACCCAACATGGTTATTGCGTAACCTCTGCATATTCTGGAAGCGAGGCGCTTCTGTTGATTGAGAAAGGCACTTTTGACTTAATTTTACTTGATTTAATGCTGCCCGGCATACCGGGGGAAACAGTATTGGAAAAGATGAAAAGCACGATGGATATTCCGATTATCGGTGTGTCCGCTAAAACGGATATAGACAGCAAAGTGAACCTCATACGAAATGGTGCAGATGATTACATCACAAAGCCATTCGACAATCAAGAGCTGCTGGTGCGGACTGAAGCAGTGCTCCGGCGCTTTCAGAAGTCTACCACCCCCAACAATAGCAAAATACTTCGCTTTAAGGACTTGTCCCTTGATACAGAAGCTATGGAGGCTAAAATCAGGAATACCCCCATTACTTTGACACGGTATGAATACCTGATTTTGCAACTTCTGATGTCCTCGCCCTCAAAGGTATTCACAAAGAACAATATTTTTGAAAGCGTGTGGAATGAAAATTTTGTCGGGGACGATAATGCAATCAATGTCCACATTGGAAATCTCCGCAAGAAGTTTGCCAAGGTCAATCCAGAGGAAAAGTATATTCAGACGGTTTGGGGCCTCGGTTTCAAAATGCAGGGCTAA
- a CDS encoding ATP-binding cassette domain-containing protein, which translates to MKFAHQSATIRQHGKGMIILETALETAGLTYVFPDGNGIKNIAFQVKRGEIYALYGGHHAGKSVLLQTIIGTLRPQAGTLQLFGNIDYQKERRRIGFVPQKPVTIGSLSPADMLRYFSSVFGTTEIHILDILHLNLKEKKAVRRLPLSTQRLVNLAVALLGNPDMIILDDPFSGLDKGECEHLLSVLNYLHEINHTTLLISGQDYTLLSRLASKYGVMADGKLLCELTAGELKESCQRCIKIRTPQLERAITILSQQFPDFEVLGHDLIRIFHCNEQSGEINTLLVHSGIEVSEIWLAGMEPTDYLLKMTGGAKSDSDDAK; encoded by the coding sequence ATGAAGTTTGCACACCAGTCTGCTACAATAAGACAGCATGGAAAGGGGATGATTATTTTGGAGACTGCTTTGGAAACAGCCGGGTTGACCTATGTTTTCCCGGATGGAAACGGAATTAAAAATATCGCGTTTCAGGTAAAACGCGGAGAAATCTATGCACTGTATGGCGGCCATCACGCCGGGAAATCTGTACTGTTGCAAACCATTATAGGTACACTTAGACCTCAAGCTGGTACGCTCCAATTATTTGGCAATATAGACTATCAGAAGGAGCGCCGCCGGATTGGGTTTGTACCACAAAAGCCTGTGACAATCGGCTCTCTGTCACCTGCTGATATGCTGCGTTATTTTTCTTCCGTTTTTGGAACCACAGAAATCCATATTTTAGATATACTGCATTTGAACCTGAAAGAGAAAAAGGCGGTACGGCGATTGCCATTATCGACCCAGCGTTTAGTGAATTTGGCTGTTGCCCTTTTGGGAAATCCAGATATGATAATTTTGGACGATCCTTTTTCCGGGCTAGATAAGGGAGAATGTGAACACCTGCTTTCTGTTCTGAACTATCTGCATGAAATCAACCATACCACACTTTTAATCTCTGGACAGGATTATACGCTGCTTTCCCGGCTTGCATCCAAATATGGCGTAATGGCAGATGGAAAGCTGCTTTGTGAGCTTACGGCTGGGGAATTGAAAGAGAGCTGCCAGCGGTGCATAAAGATAAGAACTCCACAATTAGAACGGGCTATTACGATTTTAAGCCAGCAGTTCCCGGATTTTGAAGTGTTGGGTCATGACCTGATTAGAATTTTTCATTGTAATGAGCAATCCGGGGAAATCAATACGCTGCTGGTTCATTCCGGGATAGAGGTATCAGAAATCTGGCTTGCCGGTATGGAGCCGACCGACTATCTTTTGAAAATGACAGGAGGTGCAAAGAGTGATTCAGACGATGCAAAGTGA
- a CDS encoding ABC transporter permease yields MIQTMQSELFRIRKSRLFWACLVLAAFFVFALALTFYHNSVNGMLPVISLVSFTEFLFSDYSLIFPLTLFLCLYFTEDFHTGTYSITLSKGTSRVHLFFGKLLASWGGVLFFLFVCFGVAYLSILMMGASRYDIKYSFSAIGVFLLFQCLCFLGYTAFLNLLSYLLRHRIIVTITAFFMLGVLYLYLTKISTALDMDYSLYKYWVVGLSHSLQINTFGEDLIPICLTLVVYLFLPTAISLSLFLRLDLRNLERR; encoded by the coding sequence GTGATTCAGACGATGCAAAGTGAGTTGTTCCGTATCCGCAAAAGCCGCCTGTTTTGGGCCTGCCTCGTATTGGCTGCGTTTTTTGTCTTTGCGCTTGCCCTGACCTTTTATCACAATTCGGTAAATGGTATGCTTCCGGTTATATCACTGGTTTCGTTCACGGAGTTTCTGTTTTCAGATTACAGTCTGATTTTTCCATTGACGCTCTTTTTGTGCCTGTACTTTACAGAAGATTTTCATACCGGCACATACAGTATCACACTTTCTAAAGGTACAAGCAGAGTACACCTATTCTTTGGAAAACTGCTGGCCTCATGGGGTGGCGTTTTATTTTTTCTGTTTGTATGCTTTGGTGTTGCGTATTTGTCAATTCTGATGATGGGAGCATCCCGGTATGACATAAAGTATTCGTTTTCTGCAATCGGAGTCTTTCTTTTGTTTCAATGCCTGTGCTTTTTAGGTTACACTGCATTTCTCAATTTGTTAAGTTACCTGCTCCGGCATCGGATCATTGTTACGATTACCGCATTTTTTATGCTGGGGGTTTTGTATTTATATCTCACAAAGATAAGTACAGCACTGGATATGGATTATTCGCTCTACAAGTATTGGGTTGTAGGGCTATCTCATAGCTTGCAGATCAATACCTTTGGGGAGGATTTAATACCCATTTGTTTGACACTGGTAGTATATCTGTTTTTACCAACAGCCATTTCGCTCTCCCTGTTTCTAAGGTTGGACTTGCGCAATTTGGAAAGGCGGTGA
- a CDS encoding sensor histidine kinase, with product MMVLCILLAMLSLVLSLKLIYQRKLVQKVKKQIDFLIDRDTQTEIMVEKTDGTIQDLAASINHLLKKYRSMGQEIERSDTLFRDTITSLSHDLRTPLATANGYIQLLQKQDLTGEQKEYATIAGERISAVKLLLDQLFEFVRIEADELKLNCRNTDIHSVLRDVVASYYGDFEQKKCVPYIVIPNPPAIIWGDPDALTRIFSNVVYNALVHGEGNYQITAAIEEAQTVITIKNASSSIQQEDIPHLFDRFYTTDQSRTKKTTGLGLAIAQRLVTRMGGQIVASLQNGIFAIQVVFPIVNS from the coding sequence ATGATGGTGTTATGTATCTTGCTTGCAATGCTTTCCCTGGTTTTGTCCCTGAAACTGATTTATCAGCGAAAGTTGGTTCAGAAAGTAAAAAAACAGATTGACTTTCTGATTGACCGTGATACGCAAACCGAAATTATGGTGGAAAAAACGGATGGGACAATACAGGATTTGGCTGCAAGTATCAATCATCTTCTGAAAAAATATCGTAGCATGGGGCAGGAAATTGAACGGAGCGATACACTGTTCCGAGATACCATTACCAGTCTTTCCCATGACTTGCGAACGCCGCTGGCAACAGCAAATGGCTATATCCAGCTCTTACAGAAACAGGATTTAACAGGGGAGCAAAAAGAATATGCAACGATTGCGGGAGAAAGAATTTCCGCTGTAAAGCTGCTTCTCGACCAACTGTTTGAATTTGTAAGGATTGAGGCCGACGAACTGAAATTGAATTGTAGAAATACGGATATACACAGTGTACTTCGGGATGTTGTCGCCTCATACTACGGCGATTTTGAACAGAAAAAATGTGTCCCCTATATCGTTATCCCAAATCCACCAGCTATCATTTGGGGCGATCCAGATGCCTTGACCCGGATTTTCTCAAATGTGGTTTATAATGCACTTGTTCACGGGGAGGGAAATTATCAAATCACCGCAGCGATAGAAGAAGCTCAAACGGTCATAACCATTAAAAATGCGTCGAGCAGTATTCAGCAAGAAGATATTCCTCATTTGTTTGACCGTTTTTACACCACCGACCAGTCACGAACAAAAAAGACAACCGGGCTGGGATTGGCAATCGCTCAAAGACTTGTGACCCGCATGGGCGGGCAAATTGTCGCTTCCTTGCAAAACGGTATCTTTGCAATTCAAGTCGTGTTTCCCATTGTCAATTCCTAA
- a CDS encoding ABC transporter ATP-binding protein — translation MLQIKNVNLNVGNTALLSNINLTLEQGKIYGVLGPNGAGKTTLFKSMLGLTAFSGEILSDGQPVSSRCFGSLIEYPAFYPRLTVEENLKLHAQYLGLKRPNIEVALKQVNLLDARKKLFSQLSLGMRQRLGIARAFLGDVQYLLLDEPTNGLDPMGIKEIRLLLKERLKSPQHCILVSSHNLTEIAAVTDVLIFIRDGKIIKIVENDYNEKELEALYEDIMTSGQREEA, via the coding sequence ATGCTGCAAATCAAAAATGTAAATTTGAATGTTGGAAATACCGCATTGCTGTCCAACATCAACTTGACTTTAGAGCAAGGAAAAATCTATGGTGTACTGGGGCCAAACGGAGCCGGTAAAACAACACTGTTTAAGTCCATGCTGGGTCTGACTGCCTTTTCAGGAGAAATCCTCTCTGATGGACAGCCCGTTTCCAGTAGATGTTTTGGAAGTTTGATTGAATACCCGGCTTTTTACCCCCGGCTCACCGTAGAGGAAAATTTGAAGCTCCACGCACAATATTTAGGTCTGAAAAGACCAAACATCGAAGTGGCGCTCAAACAAGTGAACTTGCTGGATGCCCGAAAAAAGCTGTTCTCTCAACTTTCTTTGGGGATGCGCCAACGACTGGGAATTGCTCGCGCCTTTTTAGGCGATGTTCAATATTTACTGCTGGACGAACCTACCAACGGTCTTGATCCGATGGGGATAAAGGAAATCCGGCTGCTTCTGAAAGAACGCTTAAAATCTCCCCAACACTGTATTTTGGTATCAAGCCATAATCTGACGGAGATTGCTGCTGTCACGGATGTTCTTATTTTCATTCGTGACGGAAAAATCATCAAGATTGTAGAAAACGACTATAACGAAAAGGAACTGGAAGCCCTGTATGAGGATATTATGACTTCCGGCCAGAGGGAGGAAGCATAA
- a CDS encoding ABC transporter permease, translating to MGVLIKNEFYKLKREWFMVFLLLLSLLPIITGGAGAIFNSSTTSLADLFFFMNNQFSMFFPMVLFILIGSLFYQEYKNKTYINWITYGFSKKKLFLSKVTVSVVIGICFAAVLFIAFGLLVAILNGAGRLTGGISLFLKLAIGFGIEAGVVVFVTTCLGAIVINLSRNIIVTSVVGVIYGFVSCLFIGSERGFVIPGSFAYRVSMFFSDKSTYYEVPISATIGGCISIVFCFIVLFLVGLIVFSHKKKIEN from the coding sequence ATGGGAGTGTTGATTAAAAATGAGTTTTACAAGTTGAAGCGGGAATGGTTTATGGTATTTCTTCTGCTGTTGTCGCTTCTTCCCATCATTACCGGCGGAGCAGGAGCAATTTTCAACAGTAGCACAACATCACTTGCTGACCTGTTCTTCTTTATGAATAACCAGTTTTCCATGTTCTTCCCAATGGTGCTCTTCATTTTGATTGGTTCGCTGTTTTATCAGGAATACAAAAACAAAACTTACATCAACTGGATTACCTACGGGTTTTCAAAGAAGAAGCTCTTTCTATCGAAAGTTACTGTCAGCGTCGTTATCGGCATCTGTTTTGCGGCTGTCTTATTTATCGCATTTGGCCTATTGGTGGCGATACTCAATGGAGCTGGCAGGTTGACCGGCGGTATTTCCCTGTTCCTCAAGCTGGCAATCGGGTTTGGAATTGAAGCCGGTGTTGTCGTTTTTGTAACGACCTGTTTAGGGGCAATCGTTATCAATCTGAGCCGCAATATTATTGTAACAAGCGTTGTCGGAGTTATATATGGCTTTGTATCTTGCCTGTTCATCGGTTCAGAAAGAGGCTTTGTCATTCCGGGTAGCTTTGCATATCGTGTGTCTATGTTCTTCTCGGATAAATCCACTTACTATGAGGTGCCTATATCGGCCACCATTGGCGGATGTATTAGCATTGTATTTTGCTTTATTGTTCTGTTTCTGGTTGGATTGATTGTCTTTTCTCATAAGAAAAAAATAGAAAATTAA
- a CDS encoding winged helix-turn-helix domain-containing protein, whose translation MQKIEVVVRITKDHCPPQEQTIFEWFDLMRNPTDALSRPDLEINLEHHRVFKHGTEVYMSRYEYGVLSLMAQHPGKLFTKEQIFEAVWHKDSESYLRAVTSTIGRIRQKIEDDKDHPRYIKTVSNIGYQFVPSSELVRSNRNL comes from the coding sequence ATGCAAAAAATTGAAGTTGTTGTTCGCATCACGAAGGATCACTGCCCACCGCAAGAGCAGACGATTTTTGAATGGTTCGATTTGATGCGAAATCCCACAGACGCTCTGAGCCGTCCCGATCTGGAAATCAACTTGGAACACCACCGTGTTTTCAAACACGGAACAGAGGTGTACATGAGTCGTTATGAATACGGTGTTTTGAGTTTGATGGCACAGCATCCGGGCAAACTGTTTACAAAGGAGCAGATCTTTGAAGCAGTCTGGCATAAGGACAGCGAAAGCTATTTGAGAGCCGTCACCAGCACGATCGGTCGAATCCGCCAGAAAATAGAGGATGACAAAGATCACCCCCGTTATATTAAAACGGTTTCCAACATTGGATATCAATTTGTCCCATCATCGGAATTGGTGCGGTCGAATCGCAATCTGTAA
- a CDS encoding helix-turn-helix domain-containing protein gives MMPNSDLKVLGEKVRKERKLAGLTQEQLAERCHVSTKHIANIEKGSMNPSYEILLAIARILPVSLDALITPGMGKTEIELKEFNRIYLSCPEAVRETLMDSTRTLAKHLTEFYSKIENP, from the coding sequence ATGATGCCGAATTCTGACTTGAAGGTACTTGGAGAAAAGGTTCGCAAAGAGCGCAAGCTGGCAGGTTTAACACAAGAACAACTTGCTGAACGCTGCCATGTTTCAACGAAGCATATCGCCAACATTGAAAAAGGCAGCATGAATCCATCTTACGAAATTCTTTTGGCGATTGCTCGTATTTTGCCGGTTTCGCTTGATGCGCTGATTACTCCGGGGATGGGCAAAACGGAAATAGAGTTAAAAGAGTTCAATCGAATCTATCTTTCCTGTCCAGAAGCAGTGCGGGAAACCTTAATGGACTCGACCCGCACACTGGCAAAGCACCTGACAGAGTTTTACAGTAAAATTGAAAATCCCTGA
- a CDS encoding type II toxin-antitoxin system PemK/MazF family toxin: MIQNWKFQRGDIFFTRFDNAIGSEQSGNRPAVVLQNDVGNFYSPTLIVATLTSKAAKKYTQPTHCLLVNEFLSVPSIVQAEQIFTVDKSRVLKYLGHLTPEEMSRVDDAVRASLALNPMGSIQRLPPIIRSTAAYAPPEVVDGKPPLYPYTPIKSSFEDAGSVEDMMLYTELEAAVHAMIQRLEYSFTFNPSLLTIPKRKQQVAEILKEAETYIWRIKEEMRCA, from the coding sequence TTGATTCAAAACTGGAAATTCCAGCGTGGAGACATTTTCTTCACCCGTTTCGACAACGCCATCGGTTCAGAGCAAAGCGGGAATCGTCCGGCAGTCGTTCTCCAGAACGATGTGGGAAATTTTTACTCGCCCACGCTGATCGTGGCCACATTGACAAGCAAGGCGGCAAAAAAGTATACCCAGCCGACCCACTGCCTGCTGGTGAACGAGTTTCTCTCCGTTCCGTCCATCGTTCAGGCAGAGCAGATTTTTACCGTAGACAAGAGCAGGGTTCTGAAATATCTCGGACACCTCACCCCGGAAGAAATGAGCCGGGTGGATGATGCGGTCCGTGCCAGCCTTGCCCTGAACCCGATGGGGAGTATTCAGCGGCTTCCGCCCATCATCCGTTCTACGGCGGCTTACGCGCCGCCTGAGGTGGTTGACGGTAAGCCGCCCCTCTATCCCTACACGCCCATCAAATCGTCCTTTGAGGATGCTGGGAGTGTCGAGGACATGATGCTGTACACCGAACTGGAAGCTGCGGTACACGCAATGATCCAGCGACTGGAATACAGCTTCACATTCAACCCAAGTCTGCTCACCATCCCGAAGCGTAAGCAGCAGGTTGCTGAAATCCTGAAAGAAGCCGAAACGTACATCTGGAGAATCAAGGAGGAAATGCGATGCGCCTGA
- a CDS encoding DUF6551 family protein has product MRLKDNTNPFIHVNPPYQLMVIHSSKLVYPRELYQRGVERKRVELIAAHFNEYVANEPKVSFRNGQFIVTDGQHTIEGRILRNGGKDLPILCKVYTGMTVEQEALLFAEQNGFSAPLTAGIKLRAKVVGGDAISKAFLAATNRVGLSLNYDSQQLTDYRIGCVGTAFRLYKQMGEPLYCETMRLIVAAWEGKPDSFRASVLKGMMHFVELYHGEFSEERLLRALRNIHPVDIYRIGQDDPAKLRGWKKYVFPIYTAYNGKCRKDALPMKF; this is encoded by the coding sequence ATGCGCCTGAAAGACAACACCAATCCCTTCATCCATGTCAACCCGCCGTACCAGCTCATGGTCATCCACAGCAGCAAGCTGGTCTACCCCCGCGAACTGTATCAGCGCGGTGTGGAGCGCAAGCGTGTGGAACTGATTGCCGCCCACTTCAACGAATATGTGGCAAATGAGCCGAAGGTCAGTTTCCGCAACGGTCAGTTCATCGTAACGGATGGGCAGCACACCATCGAGGGGCGCATCCTCCGCAACGGCGGCAAAGATCTGCCGATTCTCTGCAAGGTGTACACAGGCATGACCGTGGAGCAGGAAGCCCTGCTCTTTGCCGAGCAGAACGGCTTCTCTGCGCCGCTGACGGCAGGCATCAAGCTCCGTGCCAAGGTGGTGGGCGGCGATGCCATCTCCAAAGCCTTTCTCGCAGCCACCAACCGGGTGGGATTGAGCCTCAATTATGACAGCCAGCAGCTGACCGATTACCGCATCGGCTGCGTTGGTACGGCTTTCCGGCTCTACAAGCAGATGGGCGAACCGCTCTACTGTGAAACGATGCGGCTGATCGTGGCAGCATGGGAGGGCAAGCCCGATTCGTTCCGGGCATCTGTTCTGAAAGGCATGATGCACTTTGTGGAGCTGTACCACGGCGAGTTCAGTGAAGAACGGCTGCTCCGTGCGCTGCGCAACATCCACCCGGTCGATATTTACCGCATCGGGCAGGACGACCCCGCAAAGCTGCGCGGATGGAAAAAATACGTTTTTCCCATCTACACCGCCTACAACGGCAAGTGCAGAAAAGACGCACTGCCGATGAAATTCTGA
- a CDS encoding helix-turn-helix domain-containing protein — protein sequence MRSQFTSYEQLPITLTADHVAAALGISRANAYILLRSDGFPTLHIGKRMVVPKDRFLQWITDSVNG from the coding sequence ATGCGCTCTCAGTTCACTTCGTATGAGCAGCTTCCCATCACCCTGACAGCCGATCATGTTGCTGCTGCGCTGGGCATCTCCCGCGCCAACGCTTACATCCTGCTCCGTTCCGATGGCTTTCCCACGCTCCACATCGGTAAGCGGATGGTCGTACCCAAAGACCGTTTTCTTCAGTGGATCACGGACAGCGTAAATGGCTGA